The Pygocentrus nattereri isolate fPygNat1 chromosome 17, fPygNat1.pri, whole genome shotgun sequence genome window below encodes:
- the rcbtb2 gene encoding RCC1 and BTB domain-containing protein 2 isoform X2, whose amino-acid sequence MLDVGKWPVFALLPPEELRLIRQACVFGSAANEALYVTVNDEVFALGTNCSGCLGLGDMQSTIESRRIDVLCGKKIVSLSYGTGPHVVIATAEGEVYAWGHNGYSQLGNGTTNHGLTPALVSTNLINKRVTEVACGSHHTIALTTEGEVYAWGYNNSGQVGSGSTANQPTPRRVSSCLQNKVVVNIACGQLCSMAVLDNGETYGWGYNCNGQLGLGNNGNQQTPCRIAALQGVNIVQVACGYAHTLALTDEGFVYAWGANSYGQLGTGNKSNQALPTLINMDKERMVEVAACHTSHTSAAKTQSGQVLMWGQCRGQAVPYPHITHFSSTDDVFACFATPAVTWRLLTVDGDDYLTVAQSLKREFDSPEISDLKFLVDGKCIHVHKALLKIRCEHFRALLNETDEEAIEIHQFSYLVYRAFLEYLYTDTINLPPEDAIGLLDLATYYRETRLKRLCQETIKRGISEENAITLLSAAVKYEARDASDSG is encoded by the exons ATGCTAGACGTGGGAAAGTGGCCAGTGTTTGCACTCCTGCCTCCTGAGGAACTGCGACTCATCCGCCAGGCCTGTGTGTTTGGCAGTGCTGCTAATGAGGCGCTTTACGTTACGGTCAACGATGAG gTTTTTGCTCTGGGAACAAACTGCAGCGGTTGCTTGGGTCTGGGGGACATGCAAAGCACCATTGAGTCAAGAAGGATTGATGTCTTATGTGGGAAAAAGATTGTATCTCTGAGCTATGGCACAGGACCACATGTGGTCATTGCAACTGCAG AAGGAGAGGTCTATGCCTGGGGCCACAATGGCTACAGCCAGTTGGGGAATGGCACCACAAATCATGGCCTGACACCTGCTCTGGTCTCCACTAACCTCATTAACAAGAGAGTGACTGAAGTGGCCTGTGGTTCCCATCACACCATCGCTCTCACCACTGAAGGAGAG GTGTATGCCTGGGGCTACAACAACTCTGGCCAGGTGGGCTCTGGTTCCACAGCCAACCAACCAACCCCACGCAGGGTCAGCAGCTGCCTGCAGAACAAGGTTGTTGTAAACATTGCCTGCGGACAGCTCTGCTCCATGGCTGTCCTGGACAATGGGGAG ACCTACGGCTGGGGCTATAACTGTAACGGGCAGCTGGGTTTGGGCAACAATGGCAACCAGCAAACACCCTGCCGTATCGCAGCTCTGCAGGGAGTCAACATTGTGCAG GTGGCCTGCGGCTATGCACATACACTGGCACTAACAGATGAGGGATTTGTTTACGCCTGGGGTGCCAACTCTTATGGGCAGTTGGGCACTGGAAACAAGAGCAACCAGGCATTACCAACACTCATCAACATGGACAAGGAGAG GATGGTAGAAGTGGCAGCATGTCACACCAGCCACACGTCAGCTGCCAAGACACAGAGTGGCCAGGTGCTGATGTGGGGTCAGTGTCGTGGCCAGGCGGTTCCTTACCCACACATAACGCACTTTTCCAGCACTGACGATGTGTTTGCATGCTTCGCCACTCCTGCTGTTACCTGGCGTCTTCTCACTGTGG ATGGAGATGACTATCTGACTGTGGCCCAGTCCCTCAAAAGAGAGTTTGACAGCCCAGAAATATCAGACCTGAAGTTCCTTGTTGATGGAAAATGCATCCATGTTCACAAAGCCCTGCTTAAAATCAG GTGTGAGCATTTCCGAGCACTGTTGAacgagactgatgaggaggccATAGAGATCCATCAGTTCTCCTACTTGGTTTATCGCGCCTTCCTTGAGTACCTTTATACAGACACCATCAACTTGCCACCTGAAGATGCCATTG GTCTTTTGGATCTTGCAACATACTACAGAGAGACCCGCCTGAAAAGGTTGTGCCAGGAGACAATCAAAAGGGGCATTTCGGAAGAGAATGCAATCACACTGTTGTCTGCTGCTGTCAAATATGAGGCACGG GATGCATCAGACAGTGGATAA
- the rcbtb2 gene encoding RCC1 and BTB domain-containing protein 2 isoform X1: protein MLDVGKWPVFALLPPEELRLIRQACVFGSAANEALYVTVNDEVFALGTNCSGCLGLGDMQSTIESRRIDVLCGKKIVSLSYGTGPHVVIATAEGEVYAWGHNGYSQLGNGTTNHGLTPALVSTNLINKRVTEVACGSHHTIALTTEGEVYAWGYNNSGQVGSGSTANQPTPRRVSSCLQNKVVVNIACGQLCSMAVLDNGETYGWGYNCNGQLGLGNNGNQQTPCRIAALQGVNIVQVACGYAHTLALTDEGFVYAWGANSYGQLGTGNKSNQALPTLINMDKERMVEVAACHTSHTSAAKTQSGQVLMWGQCRGQAVPYPHITHFSSTDDVFACFATPAVTWRLLTVDGDDYLTVAQSLKREFDSPEISDLKFLVDGKCIHVHKALLKIRCEHFRALLNETDEEAIEIHQFSYLVYRAFLEYLYTDTINLPPEDAIGLLDLATYYRETRLKRLCQETIKRGISEENAITLLSAAVKYEARDLEDFCFKFCVNHLTAVTQTQAFADMDHDLLKNFISKASRYGAFKN from the exons ATGCTAGACGTGGGAAAGTGGCCAGTGTTTGCACTCCTGCCTCCTGAGGAACTGCGACTCATCCGCCAGGCCTGTGTGTTTGGCAGTGCTGCTAATGAGGCGCTTTACGTTACGGTCAACGATGAG gTTTTTGCTCTGGGAACAAACTGCAGCGGTTGCTTGGGTCTGGGGGACATGCAAAGCACCATTGAGTCAAGAAGGATTGATGTCTTATGTGGGAAAAAGATTGTATCTCTGAGCTATGGCACAGGACCACATGTGGTCATTGCAACTGCAG AAGGAGAGGTCTATGCCTGGGGCCACAATGGCTACAGCCAGTTGGGGAATGGCACCACAAATCATGGCCTGACACCTGCTCTGGTCTCCACTAACCTCATTAACAAGAGAGTGACTGAAGTGGCCTGTGGTTCCCATCACACCATCGCTCTCACCACTGAAGGAGAG GTGTATGCCTGGGGCTACAACAACTCTGGCCAGGTGGGCTCTGGTTCCACAGCCAACCAACCAACCCCACGCAGGGTCAGCAGCTGCCTGCAGAACAAGGTTGTTGTAAACATTGCCTGCGGACAGCTCTGCTCCATGGCTGTCCTGGACAATGGGGAG ACCTACGGCTGGGGCTATAACTGTAACGGGCAGCTGGGTTTGGGCAACAATGGCAACCAGCAAACACCCTGCCGTATCGCAGCTCTGCAGGGAGTCAACATTGTGCAG GTGGCCTGCGGCTATGCACATACACTGGCACTAACAGATGAGGGATTTGTTTACGCCTGGGGTGCCAACTCTTATGGGCAGTTGGGCACTGGAAACAAGAGCAACCAGGCATTACCAACACTCATCAACATGGACAAGGAGAG GATGGTAGAAGTGGCAGCATGTCACACCAGCCACACGTCAGCTGCCAAGACACAGAGTGGCCAGGTGCTGATGTGGGGTCAGTGTCGTGGCCAGGCGGTTCCTTACCCACACATAACGCACTTTTCCAGCACTGACGATGTGTTTGCATGCTTCGCCACTCCTGCTGTTACCTGGCGTCTTCTCACTGTGG ATGGAGATGACTATCTGACTGTGGCCCAGTCCCTCAAAAGAGAGTTTGACAGCCCAGAAATATCAGACCTGAAGTTCCTTGTTGATGGAAAATGCATCCATGTTCACAAAGCCCTGCTTAAAATCAG GTGTGAGCATTTCCGAGCACTGTTGAacgagactgatgaggaggccATAGAGATCCATCAGTTCTCCTACTTGGTTTATCGCGCCTTCCTTGAGTACCTTTATACAGACACCATCAACTTGCCACCTGAAGATGCCATTG GTCTTTTGGATCTTGCAACATACTACAGAGAGACCCGCCTGAAAAGGTTGTGCCAGGAGACAATCAAAAGGGGCATTTCGGAAGAGAATGCAATCACACTGTTGTCTGCTGCTGTCAAATATGAGGCACGG GACCTGGAAGATTTTTGCTTCAAGTTCTGTGTCAACCACCTTACTGCTGTGACTCAGACCCAGGCCTTCGCTGACATGGACCATGATCTGCTTAAGAACTTCATTAGCAAAGCCAGTCGCTATGGGGCCTTCAAAAACTAA